In Brevinematales bacterium, one genomic interval encodes:
- the hypB gene encoding hydrogenase nickel incorporation protein HypB, giving the protein MEKEIIDMKIDIYEENQKLGEKIRAGLSKRKILSVNILGSAGAGKTSTLVRVIERLRGIPVTVIEGDLETDIDTRKLQSLGIDAYQINTNGICHLDSPMIEAILRKKDIPDGAILFVENIGNLVCPADFDIGEHVRIVISSVPEGSDKPYKYPVIFQHASAVVLNKSDLAPYIDFDLPYFVEGVKVMCPGSPLFEVSAKNDAGFDALAEWIIAERERILQI; this is encoded by the coding sequence ATGGAAAAGGAAATCATCGATATGAAAATCGACATCTACGAGGAGAACCAGAAACTCGGCGAAAAAATCCGCGCGGGGTTGTCGAAACGGAAAATCCTGTCGGTGAATATCCTCGGGAGCGCCGGCGCGGGAAAGACCTCCACCCTCGTGCGTGTGATCGAGCGTCTCAGGGGTATCCCGGTCACGGTGATCGAGGGCGACCTTGAAACGGATATCGACACCCGGAAGCTCCAATCCCTCGGTATCGACGCGTACCAGATCAATACCAACGGTATCTGTCATCTCGACTCTCCTATGATCGAGGCGATCCTCAGGAAGAAGGATATCCCGGACGGCGCGATACTGTTTGTCGAGAATATCGGGAATCTCGTTTGTCCCGCCGATTTCGATATCGGCGAGCATGTCCGTATTGTTATCAGTTCTGTGCCGGAGGGGAGCGACAAACCCTACAAATATCCGGTGATCTTCCAGCACGCGTCGGCGGTAGTCCTGAACAAATCCGACCTCGCGCCGTATATCGACTTCGATCTGCCGTACTTCGTCGAGGGGGTGAAGGTCATGTGCCCGGGTTCGCCGCTTTTCGAGGTGTCGGCGAAGAACGACGCCGGGTTCGACGCGCTCGCGGAGTGGATAATCGCCGAACGGGAGAGGATCCTGCAAATCTGA